TGACTCAGatatgtgacttgcaagtcaatggtatgacgataccataagtatgtatgccataacagagtatgatttcagattatgctttcagagaatgcatgttttgaaagagttaaaaatgggcttaaagagggttaggtggttacccgaagaaggcttgagttcaagtaactcttagcttgAAATCGTATTTGtcgatacgggtatattattattgtacgctggcgatggTCGtatggcgtagtagattcagagactctgatccttgcggcacacttgggttgggggcttggctgctgagttaatggcagatcccatatagcccgtgggattacagattgtagggtataccacctagcgcaaaaataatacaaatgagTGGCACAGATTTCAGATATTTttcacagagtcttttaaaaatgcccatgtgatttcttactatatggtATGCTTATGAACTGTTtcaaattgctctcatatatgttgaatataaataattattttggatttgctctgcgtattagtacatctgtattaaccccccTCCTCccttcaggttctgaggctcagtctaggggtccagaaaagcagtagattttatcagacagagttgcagtgtccagttggtgatccttctttattccagaaggcttgTTTACTTTCAGActactattattagatatggtttttgttctactggaggccttgtcccaggcttcagattgtgttagtgatcatgtagtagagatttcgtagacgaTTTTCAGATGTTGTTAGATGGTTTTGggattattattttctattattgcatttatatcagatttatgaccgtgattctattttgttgaaatttttgcatttccttatttgtgtatgaatggtgtatatgatttcaagttagaagggtgtccgggccttcatggtttaggatgcTCGTCACAGCGAGGGCCtcgattcgggtcgtgacagcatctaacaacaagactgttatTGACTTGTTAAAAGTTAACCTTTCTccgtcgttacctgaaatatttcatgttaaatgtgtttgtcatatataatatttaattataatagatggtcttaaattttttgagttttatactgaAAAGGTCCAGCTTACTGTTGgcattattcaagaaaataatcgaaaATTAAGAGTGAGAGAATGTAAAGCTAAATGTGAACAAAATTGACTTACATAGATATTTATGcatgaagaatgtgatactagatggaatgctacttatacttatttaaaaacttgtcttaCTTATAAAGTAACTATTACAATGGATTTTAATCAATATTCTGGTTCTTTTTCtgagtgtatgctacatgattctgattgggctgcaatTGCTGATCTTcttcagtttttaaaatttttttatatagctacggttgaattttctagtgcttattatcctactgttcaTAATATTTTAGCGTATTTAGCCGACATTTCTTGTTcacttaaaaaaatataagaatagagaaggttacaaagaagctgttaGTGCTATgcttgctaaatttaaaaaaatatttttatccgctTTCCTCAATCTACTTGATTGGTGCAATATTTCACCAATCGGCAAATCAATgtataaaatataatactatgtccaaatttaattgtattatttataATGCATTTAGAGATAGAGTCTCAAGAAAAACCTTCTTTGTTTATGCTATGAGTAATACGAACAGTTACATGAaagcattatataaccattatgccgaTTTACTTGATGTAGCTGTACCGATAAATGTCACTCCAACTGTCGTTCTTCGatctcccgaggagccatcattttctaaaaggcAGGTACATAGTGGTTGTCCTGAttacttttttgatttaaatgtttgggacAGGGTTGCGCCTTCAACACACAGAACAAATTATTGGTATGAGCTtgttaagtattatcttcgacaaCCGATAGAGGATCGTAAAGCAAGGATCaacgcgttggattggtggaagaataatgaaagacaatatcctgtgctttcaagattagctagagatatattgaatgtttcaatgtcaatcATTGCATTGGAGAGAGCTTTTAGTCAGGGAAGAaaacaacttggagacaaccaacACTCATTTGGAAGTAATgttatgaatgttctagttttccttagagattgaattagagcggaacgaagaaatcaaggaatagaAGAGGAACCGACAGACAaacagaatcttgaagaaattatgacttcaagggcaAAAGAATGTTCCTTGCTTCCAGCTATCCTCATGAGTCATTTTTGCTGTAATCTGTCTCtgaactcagcacaatcaagtccaatgcatgatttttcccCCGTTGATTTTGACATTCCTATGGCAGtccccgttaatattaacatgaatgagttaaAGAAAACGATgaaaaatttgtagatttttcttttgcttaaattataagttttggatcattttacaatcaataaaatacaacattcattcactccttacttttttttccatttaaattgaatttctagtttaaattaaatacttttaatatattactatcaaaccttgcactaagtaataaacataataaacatatatacatataatgaaaaaaataaaaataatgttagcaAATATTAATTAGACAACAagtattgacatataaaaatactatcaagcatccaccaatctagacatgcaatcgaatcaagttagacgagcatcaatcatattctcccaatagataAACTGGATTGTCCTCTAATTTAaagtacatctcaatatttatagaagtatttccttaatagagtcatattttaggagtatttttctaattaaacaatagaaagaaaaatattaattaattctcctaccatatattttatgagtccCATATAGTTTAGGATGTCTagttaatatagtaaaaaataattcaataataaattaaaaagtataGTGAAAAGACAGCTTTGTCTAAAGAAGggtcttttaataaagggcaaaaaattcaaatcacttttctaagggtcttcacacttttaatatattatagattatagattatagatatagattatagattatagattatagattatagatatagatttagatatagatgtagatatagatgtagatatagacatagatgtagatatagatatagatatagatatagattatagattatagatatagatataaggtaaaattctaattaaaCGTTTTTGCCTTTTTGAGTATTATAAGTTTTGTAATAGATATTAGCGTTTATgtataattagaattttatttgagGAATATAGGAGTTTtaataatttctaaaatttaaaaaattaaattttggactccTATTTAACTTATAATAAGTCctttattaaaattcaaaaatacttaTAAGTTAgtagaaaaatagtaaaaggatTTGTCAGAAATTTTTTTCAGAAAACGGCAATACTTTGGGAATGTAGGGgaatttcttttggatttttctttaaatatagtATTAGAGTATACGggtttaaaataaattagtatttatgtataattattaaaggtttttatttttttagttgatcTAGAAAtcttaaattgatgaaaaaatattaattgtcattaattttgatgtcttctaataaggaaaggttttatcataaatgtattttattaattttcaactcttaaatattagaaaaacattatgaaaaagacgattttgtctaaagcaaagacttttaatgaaagacaaaaagttcaaacgcgATTtataagacccttcacacttttaagatTAGagattattacttttgtttcctacactgactacactattacctttcattaataacatatcaatcactcaataattgaaataaataattgtatctaccatatgaattaccataataccatatatatcacccattaatatcatatgaatcacccaataattgaaataaataattttatctaccatatgaatcatcataataccCCAAATaagaatcacccaataattgaaattaattatatcTACCACGTGAattaccataataccatatatatcacccattaatatcatatgaatcacccaataattgaaataaataattgtatctacaatatgaatcaccataatataaTATGTCtcactcattaatatcatatgtatcacccgttaaaatcatataaaatgtatctatcatatgaatcaccataatgcccatataatgatatcatatttatcattcatacgAATCACCATTAAaggaataaacatgtatgaataactaaataaatttatatatgtatcaataaattttttaaaaaaaaaatggaagagattttaggagaggaaaaaaaaagttgcatgcattaatggaggagaaaaaaatcaggaagaaagatgatttaagcattaatggaagagaaaaaatcaaaaagaaagatgatttaattgttgataattagggagatattttagggaagaAAATCTTGAATAAGTTAATAGTGGAGTAAAATAGGATGTGGGGTCTTCTTGATATGTATCCAaagtaaaattgaaaaattagattttatgtaaattttaaaaattaaggaataTTAAGTAATATAGTCTATTAAGTAtgaaatttatgtaatttaccCTTTCTTTCTCAAATGATTTGGACATAATTCTGATACTATATTTGGCAACGAGAAACAATTTATctcagtcaatttttaatttgttatgaATTCACTTATTTTTTTGGAACTTTGAAGTGAGTTCCAACCCAAATCATCCGTGTGGATTACACCCTCCAAACCAATTAATCCATCCTGAAAAGACAATTTCACTTGTTTTGAATGAGTGGATATTCATAACAATTTTGGGAGTCTATAGTCGTAACAAGTTTTACCTAATTTTGTACCAAGTGTCCAAGTCGTtggtcctatatatatataagagctTTACATGATCCACTCAATAtacttgaaagaaaaaagaaaattctctacaaattatttatttagttctCTTACTTTGCTTTTAATGTATAGCACTTTAtataacataatttaatttaCTTGATATTTTTCAACTTAAGGCTTAAACATCACGCCGAAATTTGGAGGTATGGGTCTATGGGACCAACACCTGCAATCCTTAAACTTATGCCGTATGGTCATGGCATCAGACTTCAATTATCTTTCGTCGTCCATAAAATTACTCTAGTTACATCATTAAACTTGTAATATTTGTctcttaaatataataatttttttttttttggatattttcaaTTGATTTGTACGATTATCCTCACCATGTACATACATAATATAAATCAACCGTTGTAACGATCTTTAAACTTGTAATTGTCAATATAATTGCAATCATTTTAGTCCATTTCTGTAAATAATTAAAGATCACCTGTAATTATAATGATCTATGCTTTCATCGTAATAagttaaaacatataaaaatcaaaggCAGTATAGATGAACTTGAATCTATGTTATGCTCTATGCGACAAGCCGACAACCAAGTGATTTTATATTGTTAACATTCAAATCGGAGATGTTGCTTTTGAAAGAATCTTTATAAATGATCAAGGCAAGGGCTTCTTTGCATCTTCAAGTAAGATGAAATCTATGTCAATTGTCATGATAGAACTACATATGGCATCAAACAAGggttaaaaataataacaaaggaaattAAATGGGATGTAAAGATTTAGAAGTGGAGATAAATTTTCTATTTGTTGTTGAACTTATTAAAGAGGTCGTGGATGTACAATCTCATCCTCTTGGGGCTATTACTAGGTatgcatcggtcggttcgattcgattttatgtattattggtttgatttatcaattttcgatttttaaatatataaaatcaataaccaaccaacaacatattttcttatcgattttcgGTCCTTAACAATCCGGTTTTTGGttcaatcaataaataaatactcataaaataaaaatagttacaactaacataaaaaaacgAAATTTCTGCCGAAATCCTACGAAATGAATTACTCCCTCTGTCTCAAAttattcgtcccaaattttctaatttgattttccattttacttgtcttttttcattaatcaagaagtgacaaatttttttttccatgttttatcctttaatttgcattaattactttttcttcaaattaaaatgtaaacatcatttaatatgggtattatgataaactaggcatgttattaattattttcttaatcaaagtgcatctcaatttgggacaaaGGGAGTACATTTTTATATTTAGGTTAAAAGTCGAGCAATCCTTTTAGCATGTTGAATAAGTTGTTCGGGACGATAAGAATTGTATTGTGTATTTGTGTTTAATACATAGATCGGTTATATTGACGTTAATTAATTCTTATTTGCGGTTTGATTTGGTGTATAAAATTAAGCTTTACCCATAGTTATACATATTGCTTTAGCCGCACGTATCTCGCAcgtataaatttttattatttaaaattagacaatCTTGTCTATGAAAaataaagtgcaaaaagtttaaatcatttctcaaaaattctttacgctttaatataataatgtaaaaattatatatattttattgtaagcacatatatattttaccaccagaagtggTTAATAAAAAgtcacttttgcatttgtcatgaagtacctcttttccttgctgGCTAAGAGAGATGCATCGATTTGAACCTTATATGTAccttatgattatttttttatttcttctatatttaacaatctttccttatttttaaagttaaatctttagaaaaattttgattacttaattaaaacttttaaaagtttGATGTTTCTTGTATACTTCTTAATCTAATGCTTTCATTCTacatttttcaaatctttttaaaatcaattttatttggggaacgattattttttctatatttaaatttttttacttatttttaaaatcaaatctttaaaaaatcgTATCTTTGATTATATACTTATTATGTacttaatacatataaaaatttggtacttcttaaattttttttattctaacatttttatatttatttctagaattttcaaatcttcttaaaatcaaatttagttaaactaatgaaattaaaaaaattactagtCATCaataattatgataattttaataagaaaatattttatcataattataatcaattaatttttatctcttgaatattagaaaaataataaaaaaaataattttatataggTGGAAGAATTCCAACCCTTTTAGGTTTTAGTCTGCAAAGTTATAAATAGATCTAACCTGAACCCTAAACCCTAAACCACATAGCAGCAACATAATCTATATTTGAAaacctcttattttctctctattattattattatttcttcttggCAAAGTATGGTAACGGGAATTCACATCCCAGAGGAGGAAATACTTGTGGACATCCTCACCAGACTTCCTGTGAAGTCTTTTTTGCGTTTCAAATGTGTCTCGGAATGTTGGAAGGCATTAATCTCCGATCTATATTTTAAGAGGAAGCATCTCAATCATGCCAAGAACAAACTCAATTTTCAAAAATTCCTTTTTGACGCCCTCTCTCCGGGCAAGTGTTTCTACGCCATTTTGTGGTTTTAAAGTCTATTGTTGTTGCGATGCCTTGTTTCTCATCGGGATTCATACAGAATATTCTTGGAATGAGCCTTCGATGCTCTCGCTATGGAACCCCTCCACATCAGAATCAATGGTACTTCCCTGTTTAGGATCTCCGCTACAGGTATCTACTTATGGATTGGGATATGACTCTATTAGCGATGATTATAAAGTTCTTACGATTGACCAGGAGGGCATGGCACCAGATGAAATTCTCGCACTGAAAAGTGGTTCGTGGAGAAAGATTGATCAGCCCTCAATTAGGAGGGACAGTGATGGCTTTACGATGGTAGGGAATGTTTGGCATTTGTTCATGGAGCGTTTCATTGGCTTGGTCCTCAATCTGTGGTTTCGTTTAATATTTCAGATGAGACATACAGGAGGATACCCTT
This sequence is a window from Capsicum annuum cultivar UCD-10X-F1 unplaced genomic scaffold, UCD10Xv1.1 ctg2884, whole genome shotgun sequence. Protein-coding genes within it:
- the LOC124891009 gene encoding putative F-box protein At3g52320 — protein: MVTGIHIPEEEILVDILTRLPVKSFLRFKCVSECWKALISDLYFKRKHLNHAKNKLNFQKFLFDALSPEYSWNEPSMLSLWNPSTSESMVLPCLGSPLQEGMAPDEILALKSGSWRKIDQPSIRRDSDGFTMVGNVWHLFMERFIGL